The Impatiens glandulifera chromosome 3, dImpGla2.1, whole genome shotgun sequence genome contains a region encoding:
- the LOC124929499 gene encoding uncharacterized protein LOC124929499 isoform X2, with amino-acid sequence MMADRSINRSTCFQFLLLILVSSLQSSQALKSAEFLSPAFELEPGSVINKFYHGIDFPTGHIAIKAFDAEVIDEDGNPIPLHETYLHHWVVARYYQRKGADIKVGFQESDYMEIRNSGLCENTLGQYYGLGSETRKTATDVPDPYGVVVGNPEEIPEGYEETWMMNVHAIDTRGAEDGFGCAECRCDLYNVTIDEYGRAIRPGYVGGLLCCYDEMKCMLKNGFRGVKRKLFMKYTVKWVDFDESVIPVKVYLLDVTDIWKKKMDDPNGEGTRHLCLVEYDVKSCANGVVDGDCTDTKRVSLRMPTGGEVIYAVAHQHTGGIGSTLFGEDGRVICSSKPTYGEGKEVGDEEGYIVGMSTCYPDPGSVKISDGEILVFESNYSSTKRHTGVMGLFYLLVADHGSSSSLPTNLIHDSNDQKHEKAGLSVAVWAVVFLGAVIAVAVVVTYRRREAREDGYQSIVI; translated from the exons ATG ATGGCGGATCGTTCGATTAATCGGTCAACATGCTTTCAATTTCTATTACTGATACTAGTTTCGTCCCTCCAAAGTTCACAAGCCTTGAAATCCGCTGAATTTCTGTCTCCGGCGTTTGAGCTCGAACCTGGTTCCGTTATCAACAAATTCTACCACGGAATCGATTTTCCGACCGGTCATATCGCTATTAAAGCGTTCGATGCTGAAGTCATAGACGAGGATGGTAACCCAATCCCACTCCACGAAACGTATCTTCATCACTGGGTTGTGGCTAGATACTATCAACGTAAAGGCGCCGATATTAAAGTAGGGTTTCAAGAATCGGATTATATGGAAATTAGAAACTCTGGTTTATGCGAAAACACGCTTGGTCAATACTATGGGCTGGGATCTGAAACGCGGAAGACAGCGACTGATGTTCCTGATCCATACGGAGTAGTGGTTGGGAATCCTGAGGAAATTCCAGAAGGTTATGAGGAGACATGGATGATGAATGTTCATGCGATTGATACTCGTGGGGCTGAAGATGGGTTTGGATGTGCTGAGTGTAGGTGCGATTTGTATAACGTGACGATTGATGAATATGGGAGGGCTATTAGGCCTGGTTATGTTGGTGGGTTGTTGTGTTGTTATGATGAGATGAAATGCATGTTGAAGAATGGGTTTCGTGGTGTTAAGAGGAAGTTGTTTATGAAGTATACTGTTAAATGGGTTGATTTTGATGAATCTGTTATACCTGTTAAGGTTTATTTACTTGATGTAACTGATatttggaagaagaagatggatgATCCTAATGGAGAGGGTACTAGACATCTTTGCCTT GTGGAGTACGACGTTAAGTCTTGCGCGAATGGTGTTGTTGATGGCGATTGCACTGATACAAAGAGAGTCAGTCTTCGGATGCCAACTGGCGGAGAGGTCATCTACGCCGTTGCTCATCAACACACGGGAGGAATCGGTTCAACTCTCTTCGGTGAG gatggGAGAGTCATATGCTCGTCAAAACCGACATATGGAGAAGGTAAGGAAGTTGGAGATGAAGAAGGTTACATAGTTGGAATGTCGACATGTTACCCTGATCCTGGTTCAGTCAAGATATCTGATGGGGAGATTCTAGTCTTTGAATCTAACTATAGCAGTACAAAGAGGCATACTGGAGTTATGGGTCTATTCTATCTTCTTGTTGCAGATCatggatcatcatcatcattgcCCACAAACTTAATCCATGATTCAAATGATCAG AAGCATGAGAAGGCGGGCTTATCTGTTGCTGTTTGGGCTGTGGTGTTTCTCGGAGCTGTGATAGCCGTGGCGGTGGTGGTTACTTACAGGCGAAGGGAGGCAAGAGAGGATGGGTACCAGTCTATTGTGATATAA
- the LOC124929500 gene encoding uncharacterized protein LOC124929500, which produces MAHHSINRSTCFQFLLLILVASSLQSSQALKSAEFLSPAFELEPGSVINKFYNGIDFPTGHIAVKAFDAEVIDEEGNPVPLHETYLHHWIVARYYQRKGVDIKLGFQGSDYVLVKNSGLCQNTLSQYYGLGSETRKTPTDVPDPYGVEVGNPEEIPEGYEEKWVMNVHAIDTRGAEDGFGCAECRCDLYNVTIDEYGRAIRPGYVGGLLCCYDEMKCRLKNGFRGVKRKLFMKYTVKWVDFDESVVPVKVYLLDVTDLWKKKMDDPNGEGTRHLCLVEYDVKSCANNVVDGDCTDTKRVSLRMPTGGEVIYAVAHQHTGGIGSTLFGEVMNKLI; this is translated from the exons ATGGCGCACCATTCGATTAATCGGTCAACATGCTTTCAATTTCTACTACTGATACTAGTAGCTTCGTCCCTCCAAAGTTCACAAGCCTTAAAATCCGCCGAATTTCTGTCTCCGGCGTTTGAGCTCGAACCTGGTTCCGTTATCAACAAATTCTACAACGGAATCGATTTTCCGACCGGTCATATCGCGGTTAAAGCTTTCGATGCCGAAGTCATAGACGAGGAAGGTAACCCAGTCCCACTTCACGAAACGTATCTTCATCACTGGATTGTGGCTAGATACTATCAACGTAAAGGCGTCGATATTAAATTAGGGTTTCAAGGATCAGATTATGTGTTAGTTAAAAACTCTGGTTTATGCCAAAACACGCTTAGTCAATACTATGGGCTGGGATCTGAAACGCGGAAGACACCGACTGATGTTCCTGATCCTTACGGAGTAGAGGTTGGAAATCCTGAGGAAATTCCGGAAGGTTATGAGGAGAAATGGGTGATGAATGTTCATGCGATTGATACTCGTGGGGCTGAAGATGGGTTTGGATGTGCTGAGTGTAGGTGCGATTTGTATAACGTGACGATTGATGAATATGGGAGGGCTATTAGGCCTGGTTATGTTGGTGGGTTGTTGTGTTGTTATGATGAGATGAAATGCAGGTTGAAGAATGGGTTTCGTGGTGTTAAGAGGAAGTTGTTTATGAAGTATACTGTTAAATGGGTTGattttgatgaatctgttgtaCCTGTTAAGGTTTATTTACTTGATGTGACTGATctttggaagaagaagatggatgATCCTAATGGAGAGGGTACTAGACATCTTTGCCTT GTGGAGTACGATGTTAAGTCTTGCGCGAATAATGTTGTTGATGGCGATTGCACTGACACGAAGAGAGTCAGTCTCCGGATGCCAACTGGAGGAGAAGTCATCTATGCCGTTGCCCATCAACACACGGGAGGAATCGGTTCAACTCTCTTCGGCGAGGTAATGAACAAACTTATTTGA